From the Raphanus sativus cultivar WK10039 unplaced genomic scaffold, ASM80110v3 Scaffold3244, whole genome shotgun sequence genome, one window contains:
- the LOC108843441 gene encoding zinc finger protein JAGGED-like codes for MDKQIRRDSNALDLNNLPDDPSRDFFPFFEEGSSSSSSGFIEKQSKDEKEYECRFCSLKFFKSQALGGHMNRHRQERETESLNKARELVLRNDTFPPQQGPSSFSYHQGDVHVGDLITPFKPMMYPPRLFFPSSLLPPPPPPFVQPYIYPPHSPLRPSSFPLRYTNDYYLHNNGTHHQTLINSGCGGRPPPDSSYSFIGAPVANGSKVAPPISHPLPPHDHGI; via the exons GAGAGATAGTAACGCTTTAGATCTCAATAACTTACCAGATGATCCATCTAGAGACTTTTTCCCATTCTTCGAAGAaggctcctcttcctcttcttctg GGTTTATAGAGAAGCAAAGCAAAGATGAAAAAGAGTACGAATGTAGATTTTGTTCACTCAAGTTTTTCAAATCTCAAGCTCTCGGTGGCCACATGAACCGCCACCGCCAAG AGAGGGAGACGGAGTCACTTAACAAAGCTCGTGAACTTGTTCTTCGCAATGATACCTTTCCTCCTCAGCAAGGACCTTCGTCATTTAG TTATCATCAAGGAGATGTGCACGTTGGAGACCTAATAACACCATTCAAACCAATGATGTATCCACCAAGATTATTCTTCCCCTCCTCTCTTCTTCCCccgccaccaccaccatttGTGCAACCTTATATATATCCACCACATTCTCCTCTGCGGCCGTCATCGTTTCCTCTCCGTTACACCAACGACTACTATTTGCACAACAATGGTACACATCACCAAACCCTAATCAATAGCGGTTGCGGTGGCCGTCCACCGCCTGACTCGAGCTACTCTTTCATTGGTGCACCCGTGGCTAATGGCTCTAAAGTTGCTCCTCCTATTTCGCACCCTCTACCTCCACATGATCATGGGATATAG